A portion of the Thermosipho africanus Ob7 genome contains these proteins:
- a CDS encoding MFS transporter: MFLSAPVRIVFYTFLNGISRNVYQVLFNLYLKNFGYDNSIIGKIMSFNLWGSAILAVFLGILSDKLGRKKMLLFVQPLGALFAIMRLFPVNLTWLYATSFLFGGFNSAIMILTDVFLVESTHNKNRAKFFGMNFGVRMLTGVFGNALGGFLGDVFGFRNVMIWSMVLRIFALIPILKINEVVVLKEKIKMDEFQKKIFAFYIFSTASVGFGAGLFIHFGNVIFYDLFALSATVIGFILALAQFGTSIGSTFSHKLGKKFGASKVLMLSNLAVPILILMLSFVREPISFTAIYVARFTIMNMVNPIFNTLVLSYLPKSILASTAGIRSFANNTSRAFAAMLFSVLATSSSGYSIIFLISSIFYFVNALVIYVFYRIMKGKDSEFYG, translated from the coding sequence ATGTTTTTGAGTGCACCAGTAAGAATTGTTTTTTATACATTCTTAAATGGTATATCAAGAAATGTATATCAAGTCCTATTCAATTTATATTTGAAAAATTTTGGTTATGATAACTCCATTATTGGAAAAATAATGTCTTTTAATCTTTGGGGTTCAGCAATACTTGCAGTGTTTTTAGGAATTCTTTCAGATAAACTCGGTAGAAAAAAGATGCTTTTATTTGTTCAACCACTTGGAGCATTATTTGCGATAATGAGATTATTTCCAGTTAATTTGACTTGGCTTTATGCTACTTCTTTTTTATTTGGTGGCTTTAATTCTGCAATAATGATATTGACTGATGTATTTTTGGTTGAAAGTACGCATAACAAAAATAGAGCTAAATTTTTTGGAATGAATTTTGGAGTAAGGATGTTGACAGGTGTTTTTGGGAATGCATTGGGAGGATTTTTGGGAGATGTTTTTGGATTTAGAAATGTAATGATTTGGTCTATGGTATTGAGAATTTTTGCGCTTATTCCAATTCTTAAAATAAATGAAGTAGTAGTTCTAAAAGAAAAAATAAAGATGGATGAATTTCAAAAAAAGATATTTGCATTTTATATTTTTTCAACTGCTAGTGTAGGCTTTGGTGCAGGTCTATTCATTCACTTTGGAAATGTCATATTCTATGATTTATTTGCTTTAAGTGCAACAGTAATTGGTTTTATATTGGCGCTTGCACAATTTGGAACAAGTATAGGTTCAACTTTTTCACACAAGTTAGGAAAGAAATTTGGAGCATCCAAAGTATTGATGCTTTCTAATCTTGCTGTTCCAATCTTAATACTAATGCTTTCCTTTGTTAGAGAACCTATAAGCTTTACAGCTATATATGTTGCAAGATTTACAATAATGAATATGGTAAATCCAATATTTAATACTCTGGTTTTATCATACTTACCTAAAAGTATACTTGCATCAACTGCTGGAATAAGAAGCTTTGCAAATAACACTAGTAGAGCTTTTGCTGCAATGTTGTTTTCTGTGCTAGCCACAAGCTCAAGTGGATATTCTATTATTTTTTTAATAAGTTCAATATTTTATTTTGTAAATGCATTGGTAATTTATGTTTTCTACCGGATAATGAAGGGTAAAGATTCAGAATTTTATGGTTGA
- a CDS encoding PadR family transcriptional regulator, translating to MGRFRKTFIEPFVLLIIAQSPLHGYEIANKLLEFGIELTGLGQMGNLYRILSKLEEEGLLRFEWDNTNQGPSKKVYYITPKGLEYLAKSVEELEKINNTISRFIIEAKKLIDM from the coding sequence ATGGGACGCTTTAGGAAAACGTTTATTGAACCTTTTGTTTTGTTAATAATAGCACAAAGTCCTTTGCATGGATATGAAATAGCAAATAAACTTTTAGAATTTGGTATAGAACTTACAGGACTTGGACAGATGGGGAACCTTTATAGAATTCTTTCAAAGCTTGAAGAAGAAGGGCTTTTGAGGTTTGAATGGGATAATACAAATCAAGGACCTTCTAAAAAAGTATATTATATCACACCTAAAGGCCTTGAATATTTAGCAAAAAGTGTTGAAGAACTTGAAAAAATAAATAATACTATATCCAGATTTATTATTGAGGCTAAAAAGTTAATAGATATGTAA
- a CDS encoding phosphatase PAP2 family protein, producing the protein MKKLFLFVLLFFQVFSFTFNILDETQKDISALQFDIKEPLLFSTTFLVDGKVKRLELSKFDNFCFETINNLDEKDFLILTALAAGITYFDDPALSYTILESTFFTSVVTYAMKISIGRGRPYAYDSPFVFKPFSFEDKNFSFPSGHSSFAWALFTPLAERYNKGLYIFPILFSISRVVGNYHWLSDVIFGAFIGYTISKCFYYN; encoded by the coding sequence ATGAAAAAGTTATTTTTATTTGTTTTACTGTTTTTTCAAGTTTTTTCTTTTACATTTAACATTTTAGATGAAACACAAAAAGACATAAGTGCATTACAGTTCGATATTAAAGAGCCATTGCTATTTTCAACTACATTCTTGGTTGATGGAAAAGTTAAAAGATTAGAGCTTTCTAAGTTTGATAATTTTTGTTTTGAAACAATTAACAATTTAGATGAGAAAGATTTTTTAATTTTAACTGCACTTGCTGCAGGAATTACTTATTTTGATGATCCTGCACTTTCATACACTATACTTGAAAGTACTTTTTTTACTTCGGTGGTAACGTATGCAATGAAAATTTCAATTGGTAGAGGAAGGCCTTATGCATACGATAGTCCTTTTGTTTTTAAACCTTTTTCTTTTGAAGATAAAAATTTTTCCTTCCCTTCCGGACATAGTTCATTTGCCTGGGCCCTATTTACTCCGCTTGCTGAAAGGTATAATAAAGGATTATATATTTTTCCTATTTTATTTTCAATATCAAGGGTTGTAGGAAATTATCACTGGCTTAGCGATGTCATTTTTGGGGCATTTATTGGTTATACTATTTCAAAATGCTTTTATTATAATTAG
- a CDS encoding MBL fold metallo-hydrolase: MINDRVLFDTGQTDVFIKNGEKLGINFSKIEKVIISHGHYDHIGGLIFLQNVANPEVFIHKKALVERYSASKFAGVPYDWNKIELKVNFIDSDISTDEVRIITNIKMREDIIDEKFRLSDGRKDFFEDEINIVIENFLFTGCAHRGIENIVEQVIKRYNIEYVVGGFHLVNASSERIRKITELFEKYDLKVIPLHCTGENAIKFMKNRLKDKCIILNSGDEWRR, translated from the coding sequence TTGATAAATGATAGGGTATTATTTGACACAGGGCAAACAGATGTATTTATAAAAAACGGAGAAAAGCTTGGAATTAATTTTTCTAAGATTGAAAAAGTTATAATTTCACATGGGCATTATGATCATATTGGTGGGTTGATTTTTTTACAAAATGTAGCAAATCCTGAGGTGTTTATTCACAAAAAAGCGTTGGTTGAAAGATATAGTGCTAGTAAATTTGCAGGAGTACCGTATGATTGGAACAAAATTGAACTAAAAGTAAACTTTATAGATAGTGATATTTCAACTGACGAAGTTAGAATAATAACAAATATTAAAATGAGAGAAGATATTATTGATGAGAAATTTAGATTATCAGATGGAAGAAAGGATTTTTTTGAAGATGAAATAAACATAGTAATTGAAAATTTTTTGTTTACTGGTTGTGCGCATAGAGGTATTGAAAATATTGTAGAGCAGGTGATAAAAAGGTATAATATAGAATATGTAGTAGGAGGATTTCACTTAGTAAATGCATCAAGTGAAAGGATAAGAAAAATTACTGAGCTTTTTGAAAAATATGATTTAAAAGTGATACCTCTACATTGTACTGGTGAAAATGCAATAAAATTTATGAAAAATAGATTAAAGGATAAGTGCATTATTTTAAATTCTGGTGATGAATGGAGGAGATAA